From Tautonia plasticadhaerens, the proteins below share one genomic window:
- a CDS encoding sigma-70 family RNA polymerase sigma factor, translating to MPRPASGVALCLVRRLFAEGSVAGLTDAQLLTRFARDRDEGAFAALVDRHGPMVLAVCRAATRDPGDAEDAFQATFLTLARRADRFEVRGDSLGGWLHRVAHRAAARTSAEAARRRAVERQAADAADRRAADPAPLAELREAVHLEVGRLPERCRLPVVLCYLEGKTTEEAASALRWGEKTVRRRLGDARELLRSRLARAGVVPTVGLLELLRPDAVSAADALARSASVARRAAELSTAGPAAILAGTVSALVARLSQVAGTVPIKGVVTTAVAALVIVSPIDPGRATDGGESSPRPAPSASSRSDESPAPRAAPAPSPPRSDDAPPADLVSIAGRVVGPDGAPVAGADVTVFQIAPGDDFPPGAIRARSGPDGSYRIEVDRSRLRGLDAVELVPVDRPILAASAPGSGPAWIQADGPEGLDGQTLRLVEEGVPLRGRVLDLEGRPVPGAVVRPYAIIAAEGEDLLAALDAAGGEGARRRLRSPSLDARVAGLPREVVADAEGRLSIAGIGRDRLLLFTIAAPTIATEQLYATNRSGPGQVLEEFDGPGTRPETLLGNPFEHLAQPSVPIEGIVRSAETGRPIAGVLLRGRGGDVLVEAESDAEGRYRMLGVPKLERYEVAALPGDLPFVGASGSAPGGPGLGPVTVDFDLMPGVVLRGRLAELGTGAPVLAEVTYLPFLDNPAADAISGIGTGNHWVEWDKARTAEDGSFTLVVPPGHGLLIAQSAFQRYAPGHGADRIAGLGEDEPASATLPELPAVLPESLLEVDLPADAPPAPVLMEFDPGTTIRGVVLGPDAKPAPHARVYIREDGKTRHHTAADEEGRFRLAVSGSEFESGVPLVAISEGLAPGFARVDAGEQDAQLRFRVDDVPILGRVLDLEGRPVAGVAIRPRLVQEPEEGDLSEWLRAARTGDAGANELENRFLGRSIMAQELGLSGELTTDAEGRFRLDGVGRERLIELQIVGPGIRYAAPHVMTRPGAEAFDLPYGAGSTNWGVVQYYGPNFDHFASPSRPIEGVVRDIDTGEPLAGVQVHSYQFAEFPLIGATQLSASTDGEGRFRLDGMSPAEGNDIIAFPPVDQPYLPSIVAVEAPPPGLDPSTMDIPLKRGVWIEGRVTDEETGEPIRGGFVQYGVLRDNPSLAECPGLGGAERWADFRLDVEGRYRVPGLPGQGVIGVVASGGRRYLTVKDQEDGGARFEGLDIAPRDFYLGAINELAEVDIPKGADSFRCDLALTPGRTRTILVEDPEGRPLSGYRVSGHWHFSNWTDPQDEAAFTLDALPRSGTRTLRFQHKGQGLAASLELDLSEEHEQPIRVTLVPWGVALGRLVDRDGRPRAGVRLDVAAQQGERRHSVFDHDYGTLPLTDADGRFRIEGLFPGQPHQIRPMRTQGMLGHPIAERVEAGSGETLDLGEVREEERP from the coding sequence ATGCCTCGACCCGCCTCCGGCGTCGCCCTGTGCCTGGTCCGCCGGCTCTTCGCCGAGGGGAGCGTCGCCGGCCTGACCGACGCCCAGCTCCTCACCCGGTTCGCCCGCGACCGCGACGAGGGGGCCTTCGCCGCCCTGGTCGACCGCCACGGGCCGATGGTCCTGGCCGTCTGCCGCGCCGCGACCCGGGATCCGGGGGACGCCGAGGACGCCTTCCAGGCCACCTTCCTCACCCTGGCCCGCAGGGCCGATCGGTTCGAGGTCCGGGGCGACTCGCTCGGCGGCTGGCTGCACCGGGTCGCGCACCGGGCCGCCGCCCGCACCTCGGCCGAGGCCGCCCGGCGGCGGGCCGTCGAGCGCCAGGCGGCCGACGCCGCCGACCGTCGGGCGGCCGACCCGGCCCCGCTCGCCGAGCTGCGGGAGGCGGTCCACCTGGAGGTCGGCCGCCTGCCCGAGCGCTGCCGCCTGCCGGTCGTGCTCTGCTACCTCGAGGGGAAGACGACCGAGGAGGCCGCCTCGGCCCTGCGGTGGGGCGAGAAGACCGTCCGCCGTCGCCTGGGAGACGCCCGGGAGCTGCTCCGCTCCCGCCTGGCCCGCGCCGGGGTCGTCCCGACGGTCGGCCTGCTGGAGCTGCTCCGCCCCGACGCCGTCTCGGCCGCCGACGCCCTGGCCCGATCCGCCTCCGTCGCCCGCCGGGCGGCCGAACTCTCGACCGCCGGCCCGGCGGCGATCCTGGCCGGGACGGTCTCCGCCCTCGTCGCCCGGCTATCCCAGGTCGCCGGGACGGTGCCGATCAAGGGGGTGGTCACGACCGCCGTTGCCGCCCTGGTGATCGTCAGCCCGATCGACCCGGGGAGGGCCACCGACGGAGGCGAGTCCTCTCCGCGGCCCGCGCCCTCCGCCTCGTCCCGGTCCGACGAATCCCCCGCCCCCCGGGCGGCCCCCGCGCCGTCGCCCCCGCGATCCGACGACGCCCCGCCCGCCGACCTCGTCTCGATCGCCGGCCGGGTCGTCGGGCCCGACGGCGCCCCCGTCGCCGGGGCGGACGTGACCGTCTTCCAGATCGCACCGGGCGACGACTTCCCCCCGGGCGCCATCCGGGCCCGCAGCGGCCCGGACGGCTCCTACCGGATCGAGGTCGACCGCTCCCGCCTGCGAGGGCTCGACGCGGTCGAGCTCGTGCCCGTCGACCGGCCGATCCTGGCCGCCTCGGCCCCCGGCTCCGGCCCGGCCTGGATCCAGGCCGACGGCCCCGAGGGGCTCGACGGCCAGACCCTCCGGCTCGTCGAGGAGGGCGTCCCGCTCCGCGGCCGGGTGCTCGACCTGGAGGGCCGGCCGGTGCCGGGCGCGGTCGTCCGGCCTTATGCGATCATCGCGGCCGAGGGGGAGGATCTCCTGGCGGCCCTGGACGCGGCGGGGGGCGAGGGCGCGCGGCGGCGGCTACGGTCCCCGTCCCTGGATGCCCGGGTCGCGGGGCTCCCGCGCGAGGTCGTCGCCGACGCGGAGGGCCGCCTCTCGATCGCTGGCATCGGTCGCGATCGGCTCCTGCTGTTCACGATCGCCGCGCCGACGATCGCGACGGAGCAACTCTACGCCACGAACCGCTCAGGGCCGGGCCAGGTGCTCGAGGAATTCGACGGGCCGGGCACCCGGCCGGAGACGCTCCTCGGGAACCCCTTCGAGCACCTTGCCCAGCCGTCCGTGCCGATCGAGGGCATCGTCCGGTCCGCCGAGACGGGCCGGCCCATCGCGGGCGTCCTGCTCCGGGGGCGGGGCGGGGACGTGCTCGTCGAGGCCGAGAGCGACGCCGAGGGCCGCTACCGGATGCTCGGGGTGCCCAAGCTCGAGCGGTACGAGGTCGCCGCCCTGCCGGGGGATCTCCCGTTCGTCGGAGCCTCGGGATCGGCCCCCGGCGGACCGGGCCTGGGCCCGGTGACCGTCGACTTCGACCTGATGCCGGGCGTCGTCCTCCGGGGCCGGCTGGCCGAGCTCGGGACCGGCGCCCCCGTCCTGGCCGAGGTCACCTACCTGCCCTTCCTCGACAACCCGGCCGCCGACGCGATCTCCGGCATCGGGACGGGCAACCACTGGGTCGAATGGGACAAGGCCCGCACCGCCGAGGACGGCAGCTTCACGCTCGTCGTCCCCCCCGGCCACGGCCTGCTCATCGCCCAGTCCGCGTTCCAACGCTATGCCCCCGGGCACGGCGCCGATCGGATCGCCGGGCTCGGCGAGGATGAGCCCGCGTCGGCCACGCTGCCCGAGCTGCCCGCCGTCCTCCCCGAGTCATTGCTCGAGGTCGACCTCCCGGCCGATGCCCCGCCGGCCCCCGTCCTGATGGAGTTCGACCCCGGAACGACGATCCGGGGCGTCGTCCTCGGGCCGGACGCGAAGCCCGCCCCCCATGCCAGGGTCTACATCCGCGAGGATGGGAAGACCCGGCACCACACCGCGGCCGACGAGGAGGGGCGCTTCCGCCTCGCGGTCTCGGGTTCGGAATTCGAGTCCGGCGTGCCGCTGGTCGCGATCTCCGAGGGGCTCGCCCCCGGCTTCGCCCGGGTGGATGCGGGGGAGCAGGACGCGCAGCTGCGGTTCAGGGTTGATGACGTGCCGATTCTCGGGCGGGTGCTCGATCTCGAGGGCAGGCCGGTCGCAGGAGTGGCAATCCGCCCGAGGCTGGTCCAGGAGCCCGAGGAAGGCGACCTTTCCGAGTGGCTGCGGGCGGCCCGCACCGGGGACGCCGGGGCGAACGAGCTGGAGAACCGATTCCTCGGCCGTTCGATCATGGCCCAGGAGCTCGGCCTCTCCGGGGAGCTGACCACCGACGCCGAGGGGCGTTTCCGCCTCGACGGGGTCGGCCGCGAGCGGTTGATCGAGCTGCAGATCGTCGGCCCCGGGATCCGCTATGCCGCCCCGCACGTCATGACCCGGCCCGGGGCGGAGGCGTTCGACCTGCCCTATGGGGCAGGCAGCACCAACTGGGGAGTGGTGCAATACTACGGCCCGAACTTCGACCACTTCGCCTCGCCCAGCCGGCCGATCGAGGGCGTCGTCCGGGACATCGACACCGGCGAGCCGCTCGCCGGCGTCCAGGTCCACAGCTACCAGTTCGCCGAGTTCCCGCTGATCGGGGCGACTCAACTCTCCGCCTCGACGGACGGCGAGGGGCGTTTCCGCCTGGACGGGATGTCGCCGGCCGAGGGGAACGACATCATCGCCTTCCCGCCGGTCGACCAACCCTACCTGCCCTCGATCGTGGCGGTCGAGGCCCCGCCCCCAGGCCTCGACCCTTCGACGATGGACATCCCGCTCAAGCGGGGCGTCTGGATCGAGGGCCGGGTCACCGACGAGGAGACCGGAGAGCCGATCCGGGGGGGATTCGTCCAGTACGGCGTCCTCCGGGACAACCCGAGCCTCGCCGAGTGTCCCGGGCTCGGCGGCGCCGAGCGATGGGCCGACTTCCGGCTCGACGTCGAGGGTCGCTATCGCGTGCCGGGGCTCCCCGGCCAAGGGGTGATCGGCGTGGTCGCGTCCGGAGGCCGACGCTATCTCACCGTGAAGGACCAGGAGGATGGAGGCGCCCGGTTCGAGGGGCTGGACATCGCCCCTCGTGACTTCTACCTCGGCGCCATCAACGAACTGGCCGAAGTCGACATCCCCAAAGGTGCGGACTCGTTCCGGTGCGACCTCGCCCTGACGCCCGGCCGGACGAGGACGATCCTCGTTGAGGATCCCGAAGGCCGCCCGCTCTCCGGCTATCGGGTCTCGGGCCACTGGCACTTCTCGAACTGGACCGATCCCCAGGACGAGGCGGCCTTTACGCTCGACGCGCTGCCGCGGTCGGGGACCCGCACCCTCCGCTTCCAGCATAAGGGGCAGGGCCTCGCGGCCTCGCTCGAACTCGACCTCTCTGAAGAGCACGAACAACCGATCAGGGTCACGCTCGTCCCCTGGGGCGTCGCCCTGGGCAGGCTCGTCGACCGGGACGGGAGGCCACGGGCCGGCGTGCGGCTCGACGTCGCGGCGCAGCAGGGAGAGCGGAGGCACAGCGTGTTCGACCACGACTACGGCACGCTCCCCTTGACCGACGCCGACGGTCGCTTTCGCATCGAAGGCCTGTTCCCGGGCCAGCCGCACCAGATCCGTCCGATGCGGACCCAGGGGATGCTCGGCCACCCGATCGCCGAGAGGGTCGAGGCAGGCTCGGGGGAAACACTGGACCTTGGCGAGGTCCGAGAGGAGGAACGACCATGA
- a CDS encoding DUF1800 domain-containing protein, translating to MTRPIDGPSSGAAWDPYEPDAGQPWDLRRVVHLHRRAGFAATWDELQRDLADGPGPGVDRLLAGKSREYGVAEGFDRTSTLLADAAVASNDPNRLKAWWFYRILFGPDPLGERLTLMWHNHFATGNRKVDDLGLMRRQNESLREQARAPFGDLLGAMVEDPALLVWLDSPSNRKGRPNENLARELMELFTLGVGHYSEVDVREAARALTGWDVEDGGATFVAPRHDDGEKSVLGRSGRLGADDMVSLLREHPATADRLAWRLCDTFMGEGAVDEAAAGALAEDLRAHDLDIGRAVALILRSWAFFDEANLGTRVVDPVPFVAAPVRALELLDPPPSTLVLADWAARLGQELFDPPNVGGWPGGRSWLGGRAVIGRANFAAALVEGVGIGRSMPFDALALADRHGRSGGPEALIGLVAELLLGAIPGGGWLDRLASVAGASASWGPETARRAVALVLACPEAQIC from the coding sequence ATGACCCGGCCGATCGATGGCCCGTCTTCGGGGGCGGCCTGGGATCCCTACGAGCCGGATGCCGGGCAGCCCTGGGACCTCCGCCGGGTCGTCCACCTGCACCGCCGGGCCGGCTTCGCCGCGACCTGGGACGAGCTGCAACGCGACCTGGCCGACGGCCCCGGGCCGGGCGTCGACCGCCTGCTGGCGGGCAAATCCCGGGAGTACGGCGTGGCCGAGGGGTTCGACCGCACGTCGACACTCCTCGCCGACGCGGCGGTCGCCTCCAACGACCCGAACCGCCTGAAGGCCTGGTGGTTCTACCGCATCCTCTTCGGGCCCGACCCGCTCGGCGAGCGCCTGACCCTGATGTGGCACAACCACTTCGCCACCGGCAACCGGAAGGTCGACGACCTCGGTCTGATGCGACGCCAGAACGAATCGCTGCGCGAGCAGGCCCGCGCCCCGTTCGGCGACCTGCTCGGCGCGATGGTCGAGGACCCCGCGCTGCTGGTCTGGCTCGATTCGCCGAGCAACCGCAAGGGCCGGCCTAACGAGAACCTCGCCCGCGAGCTGATGGAGCTGTTCACCCTGGGCGTCGGCCACTACTCCGAAGTCGACGTCAGGGAGGCGGCCCGGGCCCTGACCGGCTGGGACGTCGAGGACGGCGGGGCGACCTTCGTCGCCCCCCGGCACGACGACGGCGAGAAGTCCGTCCTCGGCCGCTCCGGCCGCCTCGGCGCCGACGACATGGTCTCCCTGCTGCGGGAGCACCCGGCGACGGCCGATCGGCTCGCCTGGCGGCTCTGCGATACGTTCATGGGCGAGGGGGCCGTCGACGAGGCGGCGGCCGGGGCACTGGCCGAGGACCTGAGGGCCCACGACCTGGACATCGGCCGGGCGGTCGCCCTGATCCTCCGCTCATGGGCGTTCTTCGACGAGGCGAACCTCGGCACGAGAGTCGTCGACCCGGTCCCCTTCGTCGCCGCCCCGGTGCGGGCGCTGGAGCTGCTCGACCCGCCGCCGAGCACCCTGGTGCTGGCCGACTGGGCCGCCCGGCTCGGCCAGGAGCTGTTCGACCCGCCCAACGTCGGCGGCTGGCCCGGGGGCCGGTCGTGGCTCGGCGGCCGGGCAGTCATCGGCCGGGCGAACTTCGCCGCGGCGCTGGTCGAGGGGGTGGGTATCGGCCGCTCGATGCCGTTCGACGCCCTCGCCCTGGCCGATCGCCACGGCCGAAGCGGTGGCCCCGAGGCGCTGATCGGCCTCGTCGCCGAGTTGCTGCTGGGCGCGATCCCCGGCGGCGGCTGGCTCGATCGCCTCGCCTCGGTCGCCGGCGCCTCCGCGTCGTGGGGGCCGGAGACCGCCCGCCGCGCCGTCGCCCTGGTGCTCGCCTGCCCCGA
- a CDS encoding sigma-70 family RNA polymerase sigma factor gives MPRPVTGAALLHLHRLFAEGSLAGLTDAQLLGRFAADRDEAAFAALVDRHGPMVLGVCRAVLGDAHVAEDAFQATFLTLARRSGVLRPAGESLGGYLHRVAHREARRLNAADARRRALDRRAAAEAARRGATADSDLIAAVHWAVADLPDRLRLPVVLCHLEGRTHAQAAAELLWGEATVRRRLADARDLLRSRLTREGIAPAVGVLALLRPDRPSAAASALRADRLARLAASSPAGPGLGAGLVAAATAWASRLARLASQGTVRVASVASLGAALCLIPGAPAPVGAPGASGPPLTGRVTLAGAPGAPEIPSPILRGEPQAPDDKDDEAEPMKRVTLTGRVERPDGMPAAGARVFVIEPDYQPIGPAPEPEAAARADADGRFTVQVPAPKAAEEAAEAAGQIPAHIIAMADGFGPAIAESPTEGEPPTLRLVPDDVPISGRILDIDGQPVPGATIRVQSLSRSPDEDLEEWLTTLEREQAAYAVQYRLLSGWPGRSVERLIGPATTDADGRFRLEGIGRERVVGLWIEAQTIETTVVFARTRPGELLRFPTFNPHDTEERHKASYYGNEFELVAGPTQVVVGSVRDADTGEPLAGAVVQSPSALGNPLGYIQTTTDAEGRYRLTGLSTGEDSLGNSNAVLVRPPDGEPYPMLLRDVQPGDPTAPVTIDFEMKRGAWIVGRVFNKVTGEGVSRAGLQYFIFEDNPHREDYRGFDYPRISFPLQSEEDGTFRIVGIPGRGLVGARSGNEGFRIGLGVDHLKAEDNGGFLRTVPSQCIPSSFNTMVEVDIPEGADTFPCEIPLDPGHWIEVRAVGPDGKPRTGVWAFGKADFYRLWRREPEGEETFDVTALGPDERRLILVAHEGDRLAGMAMAGGDGPDALAIEMQPWAEVTGRLVDPDGRPFASAALKPRDFVKAGADGSRVGSVPDELITLGDDGRFHIRGLLPGLTYTFWLDRDNRILGQPITELTVEAGEEKDLGDVVVEPPE, from the coding sequence ATGCCCCGCCCCGTGACCGGCGCCGCCCTGCTGCACCTGCACCGCCTGTTCGCCGAGGGGTCCCTCGCCGGGCTGACCGACGCCCAGCTGCTGGGCCGCTTCGCCGCCGACCGCGACGAGGCGGCCTTCGCCGCCCTGGTCGACCGCCACGGGCCGATGGTCCTGGGCGTCTGCCGCGCCGTGCTCGGCGACGCCCACGTCGCCGAGGACGCCTTCCAGGCCACCTTCCTGACCCTCGCCCGGCGCTCCGGCGTGCTGCGGCCGGCCGGCGAATCGCTCGGCGGCTACCTGCACCGGGTCGCCCACCGCGAGGCCCGCCGGCTCAATGCCGCCGACGCCCGCCGCCGGGCCCTGGACCGCCGCGCCGCCGCCGAGGCCGCCCGGCGCGGGGCGACGGCCGACTCGGACCTGATCGCCGCCGTGCATTGGGCCGTCGCCGACCTGCCCGACCGGCTCCGCCTGCCGGTCGTGCTCTGCCACCTGGAGGGCCGCACCCACGCCCAGGCCGCCGCCGAGCTGCTCTGGGGCGAGGCCACCGTCCGCCGCCGCCTGGCCGACGCGAGGGACCTGCTGCGATCGCGGCTGACCCGCGAGGGGATCGCGCCGGCCGTCGGCGTGCTGGCCCTCCTCCGCCCCGATCGGCCGTCGGCCGCCGCGTCGGCCCTCCGGGCGGATCGGCTCGCCCGGCTGGCGGCGAGCTCCCCGGCCGGCCCCGGGCTCGGAGCGGGCCTCGTCGCCGCGGCGACCGCGTGGGCCTCCCGGCTCGCCCGGCTGGCGTCCCAGGGGACCGTGAGGGTCGCCTCGGTGGCCTCGCTCGGGGCGGCCCTCTGCCTGATCCCGGGTGCCCCCGCCCCCGTCGGGGCCCCCGGGGCCTCCGGACCACCCCTGACCGGCCGCGTCACCCTGGCCGGGGCCCCGGGTGCCCCGGAGATCCCGTCCCCGATCCTGCGAGGCGAACCCCAGGCTCCCGACGACAAAGACGACGAGGCCGAGCCCATGAAGCGCGTGACCCTGACCGGCCGCGTCGAGCGGCCGGACGGCATGCCGGCCGCCGGGGCCCGCGTCTTCGTCATCGAGCCGGACTATCAGCCGATCGGCCCGGCCCCGGAGCCCGAGGCCGCCGCCCGGGCCGACGCCGACGGCCGCTTCACGGTTCAGGTCCCCGCCCCGAAGGCCGCCGAGGAGGCCGCCGAGGCAGCCGGACAGATCCCGGCCCACATCATCGCGATGGCCGACGGGTTCGGGCCGGCGATCGCCGAGTCCCCGACCGAGGGCGAGCCGCCGACGCTCCGCCTCGTGCCGGACGATGTCCCCATTTCGGGCCGGATCCTCGACATCGACGGCCAGCCTGTTCCCGGGGCGACCATCCGGGTGCAGTCGCTCTCCCGGAGCCCCGACGAGGACCTCGAAGAGTGGCTCACGACCCTGGAGCGCGAGCAGGCCGCCTATGCGGTCCAGTATCGCCTGCTCTCCGGCTGGCCGGGCCGGTCGGTCGAGCGGCTCATCGGCCCGGCGACCACCGACGCCGACGGCCGGTTCCGGCTCGAGGGGATCGGCCGGGAGCGGGTCGTGGGGCTCTGGATCGAGGCGCAGACGATCGAGACGACGGTCGTCTTCGCCCGCACCCGCCCCGGTGAACTGCTCCGCTTCCCGACGTTCAACCCCCACGACACCGAGGAACGCCACAAGGCCTCCTATTACGGCAACGAATTCGAGCTCGTCGCCGGCCCGACGCAGGTCGTCGTCGGCTCGGTCCGCGACGCCGACACCGGCGAGCCGCTGGCCGGGGCGGTCGTCCAGAGCCCCTCGGCCCTGGGGAACCCGCTCGGTTACATCCAGACGACGACCGACGCCGAGGGCCGCTATCGGCTCACCGGGCTCTCGACCGGGGAGGATTCGCTCGGCAATTCCAACGCCGTCCTCGTCAGGCCGCCGGACGGCGAACCCTATCCGATGCTGCTGCGAGACGTGCAGCCCGGCGACCCGACGGCCCCGGTCACGATCGACTTCGAGATGAAGCGGGGGGCCTGGATCGTCGGCCGCGTGTTCAACAAAGTGACCGGCGAGGGCGTCTCCCGGGCCGGGCTCCAATACTTTATCTTCGAGGATAACCCCCACCGCGAGGACTACCGGGGCTTCGACTACCCCCGCATCTCCTTCCCGCTCCAGTCCGAGGAGGACGGCACCTTCCGGATCGTCGGCATCCCCGGCCGGGGACTCGTCGGCGCCCGGAGCGGCAATGAGGGGTTCCGGATCGGGTTGGGGGTCGACCACCTGAAGGCCGAGGATAACGGCGGCTTCCTGCGCACGGTCCCGTCCCAGTGCATCCCCAGCTCGTTCAACACCATGGTCGAGGTCGACATCCCGGAGGGGGCCGACACGTTCCCCTGCGAGATCCCGCTCGACCCCGGCCATTGGATCGAGGTCCGCGCGGTCGGCCCCGACGGGAAACCAAGGACGGGCGTCTGGGCGTTCGGGAAGGCCGATTTCTACCGGTTATGGCGGCGAGAGCCCGAGGGGGAGGAGACGTTCGACGTGACGGCCCTCGGGCCCGACGAGCGCCGCCTGATCCTCGTCGCGCACGAGGGCGACCGGCTCGCCGGCATGGCCATGGCCGGGGGGGACGGGCCGGACGCGCTGGCGATCGAGATGCAGCCCTGGGCCGAGGTCACCGGCCGTCTCGTCGACCCGGACGGGCGCCCCTTCGCCTCGGCGGCGCTGAAGCCCCGGGATTTCGTCAAGGCGGGGGCCGACGGGAGCCGCGTCGGTTCGGTGCCGGACGAGTTGATCACGCTGGGCGACGACGGCCGGTTCCACATCCGAGGGCTGCTGCCCGGCCTGACGTACACCTTCTGGTTGGATCGGGACAATCGGATCCTGGGCCAGCCGATCACCGAGCTGACCGTCGAGGCCGGCGAGGAGAAGGACCTCGGCGACGTGGTCGTCGAGCCGCCCGAGTGA